The genome window AGGCACAATAGACACCACAGCCATGTGCTGATGCCACTTTTAATTGTGTTATTTGTACTCCAGCCATTGATCAAGCTGTTAAGAAAGGCTTTATTTACATGTGAGAACCAACATTAACCCCAGCAAATTAAACTCCTCTGGAGTTGTAGACAGGGCCATTAGCAACAAGCCATGTTCATGCACCAAGATCTCCCTCCTCCACAGAACAAGAGGATGTGCTGAGCAATAGGGTTTGGGTGTAGAGGGAAAATGTTTTATCCATCCTTCACACAAGAAAGAAGTGAAGCAAATGCTCCCCAAAAGCTTGGGTCACACAAGTGACTCTTTGGCAGGAATTGCCTCTTTCCATCCCAATATGCATGTGTGTGAATTGCAGATTGTGTTCTAGAATCCAGTCCCTGGAGCCTAAAAGAATAATTAACACATACACCTGCATGCCAAGCATGTACTCCAGAGCCAGGTCAGAAAAGCATCAGAAAGAATTACTTCCTCCCCCACACCCAGAAAACTCAAGAGATTTTGGCCCATCCAGAGCAGATATGGTAGTATGGTTATGGAAACAAAAATGCGTGatatggaaaaaatatcttcatttcaAATAGCACAAAATGGTGACAAGTGACTTCCTAAATGCCCACTGCTACTCAGCAGAAAACAGTTAAGAGTATCTTAAAATAtgaagcacattttaaaaatattgaaaaccaAGTAATTTCATTGACAAACTTGATTTTCATCCTACAatagcttgggttggaagggaccttaaagctcatctcatgccaactcccctgccactggaccaggttgctcagatcCCCATCCAACCatgccttgaacacttccagggatgggacatttTGGTTTAGTTTCACCTAAGATATAAAAAGCTATCCagtaaaagaattttttcttcaaatcttAAGTATAGTAGCAGAGATCCCACAAGCTCTTTTATGCATACattaaattaatgtaaaaaaCATCAGGTGATTGTATCTTGTTAGCTAAGAGGCAGCAAAATGAACATAGGGACTATAAATCATGGATTACCTGCAACAGCTGTCATCTTTGGAGATTCAAGAATGTTATCTTTAGGAGATCTTATTTAACCAAGCAACtgtcactgaaaagaaaatgaaataaatacattttaaaatatacattataaGTAAACCTTCTCAACTTAGAACAAATTTTCTGCAGGGGACTCTTCATTACCAGAGCTGTTGATGTAACAGTTTAAGCACTGGTGAATTTAATTTGCTCACTAGATGACAACTGCTTTTTCCCTCCTGCAAAATGGATAAACACAAACGCACAACTAATTCCCAAGGCCACAGCTCACCAGGCTTCTAAATGAATCCAAGTGAAGTTTAACCAAGTAATACATTTCCTGCAAGAGGAATCCTCTAAGGCAGACCACACACTCATCCAAGTGCTCATTGCCATTTTTGATCTCTTCAAAGcttattttacagaaaagtCTGGACACAATATTGTGCCCCTTAGAAAGGCAGCCACCATAACACCTAGAGGATCTGTTAGGAGGAAGTAAAAGTGCTGTTTGGTTTAGAGAAGGGGAATCAATTTTGAATAATCATCAGTGAAAGGAACACAGAATTGAATTTATTGGGTCATTATTTGAACAACAGTTTTTGTCACATTGTACCTTAATAATACCAAACTCAAGAAATTGATATTTTCTGTTATTGCATCCTGAGCTATTTATTACATAGATGGAAGCAAAGTCCAATGAAAGATGAAAAGGAATAAACTCAACATTACAATAAATACTGGGGGGGAAAAGATTCCTCACTACCAGCTAATTCCACCACAACAGGATCTTCCCACTCCTATAAATGGAAGGGGGAATAGATATTAATAATGATGTGTGCATAAAACACTTCCGCATCACCCAGGGCCAAGGCCAGACCCAGACGCCTCTTAGTCACCTCCAGGGGCGgcgactccaccacctcctgggcaacctgctcctGAATATTCCTGTGGGAATATTCAGAGGCGTACAGTGTGAACATTATACAAATACATCTAGCGAGCGTATACAGTGCAATattccctgcatccctcaccCTCACGCCAGCCGCGGGCACGGCGCTTGCCAGGCCTGAAGCACCTGCTCGGTGGGGCTGCGGGACGGGGCAGGACAGCCAGACGGAcgggcaggcaggcagggaaggccCCGTTCAGCAGGTGCAGGACGGGGCAGGCcggatggatagatggatggagGAAGGAAGTAAGGCCGCCAAGGCGAGCAGGAGCAGCGCCGCGCAGCCGTGTCCTCCCGTGCAATGGGCTCAGCCGTGGGTCTAGCCgacagctcccacagctgccccGAGGGCTAGTGCCGGCCGCACTCCCGCATCCCTTACCTTTTATCCCTCATCCCTGACCCCTCACCCCACTCGGCTCCCGCCCCGCGGCCCGCTCCCACCTGCGCCGCGCGCGCCGGGCCCCGCCCCTTCCGCCGCCCGCCCTCAGCCACTGGCGCGCGGGGCCCGGCGCGAGCGCCGCCGCTCCGCCAATCAGCGCCGGTCGCGGGCCGTGGGCGGGGCGGCGCTCCCGCGCGGCCGTACAAAGCGGCTGCTGATTGGCGGCCGGCGCGACCAATGGGTGGGCGGCTGGCCTCATGCGGCGGAGTGCGTGCTTCCGGAAGGCgtggccgccgccgccgccggtgctgcccgcgccgcccgcgccgctccccgccgctccccgccgctccccgccaGGCAGGAATTGTCCGCAGGGATGTGGgaagctcccccagcctggggagccccGGTGTGCCCGGCCCTTGGCGGCCCGGAGCTGCCGCTTGCCCGGTGAGAGCGGCTGGCGCTGATTTAGAGAAATAAACCCCCGCAGGGCACGGCCATGGAAACAGATCTGCTCTGTAATTGCACAAATTTTCGCGTGTGTACGGTAGTTCCGTACTCTGACCTACACACCCCTAACCcctctttcttaaaaataattttaataatttttttggcTGTCCCAGGAGAAAACACGAACCAagctcagccccagggcagcagtgctgcaatATAAGTATGTTTATCTGTGTACAAGTCCGTTTCCAGAGGTTCAGAGCTGATAAGGTTATTTTGAAGCAGTTTATGAAACGCTTTGAAAAGAGAGTGAGTTACTCATAACTGCAgagggctggcagagggctgGCTCTCTGTGCCCTGGCCCAGAGGTCAGGAATTCAggatccctgcaggaattaTTCTAAAAgactgtgctgcagcccagctggaggCTACTGGGATGTGCTCCTTTTTGTTAGTCCTGCTCAGTTTTTATAAGCTCCTTGTTTTAGAGCTGTGTACCTCATCCAGCTCTCTGCGAGCCCAagctctaaaaataaattaatctgttTCTCGGTCTCAAGGATTTTGATGGTTTTAAAGTAACAGTAACTGGATGTAATTTTGCACCTGTAGAATGAAATGACATGGGTAGTAGTTTGATGAGGACTGTTTTGGCTGTtagggctgcagagcagcgcACAGACTGTGTTTTGGAGACAGTGTTTTCTGGTGATGTCAGGGTCCCTCTACTTGGCATCCCTTCCCCCCAACAGCACCACTTGTCTTGGTCTGTGTCACCTTGCTGAGCAAGGCACATTGAAAATGGGAGTTCTTCTCATTGGCTTGGGGCTTTATAAGTCTTGCATTGCTTAATAGCACCCTGAACATGATCAGTTTACTAAATAGGATATAAAATATCCAGGAGAAATCAGCATTTCCTCTGTGCAAATGAAACCTGTAAGCAATTAGGCACTGCAGTGCAGTAAAAAAATGTGCATCCACCAAGTGGGTGTGTCCAGAGATCCCATGATCACAGTCTGATCCATCAGGTAGCCTTTGGAATATTGTGACAATAGTCCTTTACACTGTGGCTGCAGTTCTTGAAGGTATATATATGTGTGATTGAAATAAATGTTGTGTCTCCAAATTCTCTTCAGTCCTTATCCTTCTGTTATCCTCAAGTAGTGTCTCTACAAAACCAAAGTCATGTATTAAGACATACTGCTTGTCACCAGTAGTTTTATTGTGTTCAAGTCTGAAGATGACTCTCATCATGGTTTCTGTTTCTCTACAAGCTGGCTGCAGAATTCCCATCAGAAGACATTTTTCTAGTGACAGCTTCCCCAATTATAAAAGCTGTAACTAATTTCAAGCAGGTAAGAGAGACTTCATTTTCCTTGCAGTAAGAAATGTTCAAAGTTTATTTGTGCAGGTAATTCAGAATCCAGTGGTGAAGATGCTCATGCCTTTGAGCTTGTTTTTATATTAGTGTGATTGCAGTGGTGTTAGTAAGACTGACAGGCTATTTTATAGTGATCAGCATTTGTGAATATATTCACACCATTCAGGCAAAGCTTAAACCATGTACTTACAGGACTGAAGTGTGTTCAGAGTTACTGAAgctttatttcactgctttattAGTGACTGACCTCTTATAAGAAGCACTGGAATGGTATCATAGGCTTGCTCATGTTAGAATTTGGggcagaaacagcaaaaataggGATAGCCTTCTGAGGAATTGCTTTGAGCTTTGTCtacttcagcagctgctgattgAGTGACATCTTTCCTGctggtttgaaaaaaaaatcaagtgcaTGCATGAATTCAGATTTGTGGCTAATAGGGTGAAGAAGCTGAGTCTGAGAGCTCTCCATGAGATTGTTGGAGTAACACCCAACTACAGAATGCTTTCTGAAAGTGCTGAGTGTCCAGCAAAGACATCTGCACAGTGCAGAGATATAAAGTCTGTAATTCATATCAGTGGAAATTTACATAGCTGAAGAATAACATTAAGAATGCACTTCACCCAGAAAGGAAGCAGCTGGCTCATGACAGACTGACTTCtgcctgagcagccctgcagaggggtTTCTGAGGCCTTATTTCAGGCCCAGCTCATGACTGACTGACTGCtgcctgagcagccctgcagaggggtTTCTGAGCAGCATACCAGGCCTGAAGTCGTGGCCCCACTGACTGCAGCAGTGCACCTCATCCACGGCGATGCGAGCCAGGCACCCAGCCTGGTAAGCCTTCTCCAGCTTGGACATGAACATTTTGCTCTTTGCAATCTTCTCTGGGGTCACATAAATGAGCTTCAGCTGGGAATTCctcttcagcatttctgtgtaCACCCACTTCACATGTTCCTGCTCAAAAAAAACAGCAGGGGCTGACAAACTGGGACAACACACTGGAGTGCTTCGTGCTAAGGCTCTTAGGAGGTGATGAGCAACTCATAAGGTGTCATTAACAGAGACTGATAAAGTGTTCCACAGCACTGACCACTATAAGCCTTTGTAGAAGATCCCTGTATATGAAATGGTCATTTTAGTACTTAGAAAATCTGTACTGGAACTTTGAAGAAGCAAAGTGTTGAATATGTCTTTGCTCCGTTGTGTGGTATCAATATTTCCCCAATAAACAGTGATGTACCAAACATCCCTGTGAAACTAAAAGTGTAAATAATTCCTTGCACACTACAGTACTTTTTATTACTGAGTTTTCAGAGCTCTCTGCATCAAAGCAGGCTTCAAGTTTGGCACATTGCATCAAGCCAGAGAGTTATCAAATCCAGTGTCACGTGCAAGTTAATGATCACAGCCTCCTGCTAGTCAGGAAAATAACTGTTAAAAAGCAACTGTCTAGTAAGAGACTGGGAAATGAGTTGCTTCTGGGCCTCTGGATCAAACAGCTCACCACCCTAGAGTAAGAGATAAATAATTATATGTAAAAGACTGCACTGCTCAACATGgtaaaagcagacaaaaatcACCTACTCCAAGTCTAGAAACTGAGTAAAAATCTACAACCCACATCAGCCAAAGGCACTTCACACCCTCTAAGCAGCCCCAAGAAATCTATTTATTCCACACATGTGTTGGTTCCCATGTGTTGTTGTCACTAAAACATGAACACAAGACACTTAACCACCTTTCCCATATCACAGGACCCTCCTGGCCAGATACTGTTGCTAGAACAGCCTTAGCTGATAAATCTGCCTCATCCATTCCATATTCACA of Molothrus ater isolate BHLD 08-10-18 breed brown headed cowbird chromosome 5, BPBGC_Mater_1.1, whole genome shotgun sequence contains these proteins:
- the LOC118698085 gene encoding ATP-dependent DNA helicase Q1-like; translated protein: MRTAHFGFTLVICPLISLMEDQLMVLEQLGISAALLNASSSKEHVKWVYTEMLKRNSQLKLIYVTPEKIAKSKMFMSKLEKAYQAGCLARIAVDEVHCCSQWGHDFRPGMLLRNPSAGLLRQQSVSHELGLK